The DNA region TACGCCCAATTAAAAAGGACACTTACGCCCTATGTAAGGACACTTAATGCCCATTAAAGGACACTTATACCCCATGTAAAGATACTTATGCCCCATGTAAAGACACTTATGCCCCATTTAAGGACACTTACGCCCAATTAAAGGACACTTACGCCCTATGTAAGGACACTTAATGGCCATTTAAGGACACTTATACCCCATGTAAGGATACTTATGCCCCATGTAAAGATACAACTTATGCCCCATGTAAAGAcacttactgtcaggttcaaacactgatgacttctattaaacaagacaagaggcaatgaacattatttacaatcacacatcttatgtacatgaacatatatgaGCATGCTATGAtcatacacggcaattcttgtaaaaaaaaaaaaatgtcactcatatcttgcttttgaataTATTTTAATGGGTATAATTAATAATTGTGATCAGTAGTCGGGAAGGAGTAGGACTAACCAGCAGCAACATTCAtagtttttaaccaactattgggtcaaggagcgctaaattgcgcaacccaatagttgggttgggaataacccaacattgtagtgagcataactcagcttttgtgttaataaattaaacccaacagttgggttatgaatcaaccaacattgtagtgagcataactcagcttttgggttaataaattcaacccaatagttgggttatgaatcaaccaacattgagttagcgtaactcaacttttgggttaaataattcaacccaacagtttggttgggaataacccaacattaagttatcataactcaacattttggttaaataattcaacgcaaaagttgggttgacagtatgaacccaaaatgttgagttaaaataactcaagtaAGGgcttcgtccttttctgaaccagcagttgggttacaaTTGGGtatatttttaacccaacatttattACTGTgcatatgcatcaataaagtaccttaTAGTTTCATAAGGAGTGTATTTTTTCCCAATTTTGGCAGAAAACATGTACTGCATgaaatttttatacattttaaactAGAATAGAATCAAATTTTGCAACAAATTATCATACTTGgcccattttttggggggaacaataaaaaaaaaaagcttaaatctctgcttgacttacgatttcaaagctaGTTTTCCATCAAATTGTACGCAGTAAAAATGGAAAAGAAAGGTACAAAGTTGTACAAGtagttttacagcatattactgtaaattggaaaaaatgACCATTCTTTTTATGGTGAAAGTCTGTCAGAatcagttttttttaccgtaaaatttacggtTGGTTTTTTTATGGTGTGGtagtgtaaatggaaaaaaaaatgttgtaccgTATAAAACtggcagtttagttgccagattaaaaaaaacaaagagtggtactttttccatttacagtaatatgttgttaaaacaaaaaaaaacacgcaAAACTGCTGTTTATCCCCCCGTAAGAAACATTGGTACAGTCTTCTATTTCAgtaaaggtttctcattgtaatcccattgggttgagtattttcttgccctgatgtgggatcagagttgttgttgttgttgtggcttgtgcagccctttgagacactcctgatttagggctacataagtaaactttgattgattgattgcttaaAAACAGTGAATATTCAACAATACAATTCTGATGACAGAGTTGACAATTattcactgtaaaatctacaggttTTTTTTGGTTACAGTGTATGAAAAACTATatgtaataatcaaatgcatagacaAAATCAGGTATTATTCGCTGTTACCAGCAGCcgtctgatggcagccataactacgatgtggccctcaatggaaaggagttagaataatgatgtatatattatcacactaactttagtatgcttaaagtccattgctttagttattagctattgtgctcaagttagacttttctaatctatgcaaggacaaaacttcttgtctgaggggtggcctcagccacagatgttatctttgttttagcccgctaacaaccaaggacttcaaggacctcaacaaagataagatgacagcacgcagacgaagcagagacttcaaggaccgcAACGAacataagatgacaacacgcagacgaagcggggacaaggcgatatcacaaggcctccagcacattccgtcacgtactgtgcgtcctgaacctgctttgcataatatatgtgaccactcctttaagaggcggcctcagtgatgttgtctatggaactctgaataaaaagagggacgcgggagctgaaccttaaGAGTGTAGGGCGAAACTGTAACTAAGtgcgcagctccatgcgttctcctcatgagctaaattgaactctgtctctgcatgattccttgcttcttgtctgattaatagacgtcatcagtgtttgaacctgacagacacCCTTGCTTTGTTCAAATCAATCGCAAATATATTTGATCAGACATTTGAAGAATTTACTTGACTCACACGAACAATAAATATTTGGTGTTAAAACATTTGTGACTATTTCTAGCTTGGAGAGAGGGGTACACTGTGGGACGATACGGTGAGAAATGTACGACATGTCCTAAGACATCGATGAGGGAATACTTGACCATGTTGCACATGATGAACACAAGTAAATGCAGTATTGAAGCACATGCTGGAGGTTTATAAACGTCTTAGACTGCAAACATTTACTTTCCACCAGCTAATTAAATTCCTGCATGCAGAATTGAATGAAATTGtcattgtctaaaaatgtatcaTAGACCATCTGAGTGATGGCGTTGTCTTCAACATGTGTGTACACACGTGTTTATGAAAGTGGACACACAATGCACACTTGCAGGGGTTGTAGTGTGCGTACAAGATGGCGATAATTGCCCTTCAGTCCTCTCAGCTGTGTTTGTGCATGTGTTGAGCCAGTCCTGAATGAGAACTAAAATCTGTGTTGCACACCAAGCAGGAAAACGGTTTTTCcccagtgtgtgttcttgtgtgtgttATCAAATGTCCTTTGATGGCAAATCTTTGACCGCAAACCGAGCagggaaaaggtttttctcccgtgtgcgttctCCTGTGAATAATCAATCCCGAGCCATCGGTAAAACTTTTGTTGCAGACCGGGCAGGAAAAGGGCTTCTCTCCCGTGTGCGTTCTTGTGTGTCGGATTAAATTTCCCTTAAGAGAGAATGTCTTGCCGCAGAATGTGCAGGTGAAaggtttctctcctgtgtgtgttctggtGTGTGCTATCAGTTGTCCTTTTATGGAGAAGGTTTTACCGCATATTAAGCAGGTAAAAGGTTTCTCCCCAGAGTGCGTTCTTGAATGTCTATTTAATGTCTCCTTTTGAGAGAATCTTTCGCCGCAAACTGCACAGATGAAAGGTTTCTCCCCGGTGTGCGTTCTCAAGTGTTTGACCAACGCCGGACGAGCACGGAAACCCGTGTTGCAGAATGAGCACGCGtatggtttttctcccgtgtgcgttctGGTGTGCGTTATAAAATTTCCCCTCACAGAGAAGCTTTTGCCGCAAACTGAGCAGCCAAATGGTTTTTCACCGGTGTGTATCCTCGTGTGCCTGATCAAAGTCTCCTTCAGTTTGAAGCTTTTGCTACAAACTgcgcaattaaatggtttttctcctgagtGGATCCTCACGTGTCTTGTCAAAGATGACTTGTCGCCAAAAGTTTTGTCACACTGAGAGCATttcaagtgtgtgttgtcagcgtGACGTGTCTGAGCAGCTTTATAGTCTTCCTCATCGGTGTCAGCAGGGTGTGATGTTGT from Entelurus aequoreus isolate RoL-2023_Sb linkage group LG02, RoL_Eaeq_v1.1, whole genome shotgun sequence includes:
- the LOC133630135 gene encoding zinc finger protein 501-like isoform X2 — protein: MCKLEMLRMLVKQRLTAAVEEIFVVLERTIAEYEEELSRTKEENERQRQLLDALFNKHQQAVSGEHLPPERQEWSSWVEQEEPQPPHFKEEQEDDSISLEGERLEGLEELPVIRVVVKSEDDEVKGESEVKGEAEPPSSSSTQHVTTEGDGGGSQADLAPLSDGDHTTSHPADTDEEDYKAAQTRHADNTHLKCSQCDKTFGDKSSLTRHVRIHSGEKPFNCAVCSKSFKLKETLIRHTRIHTGEKPFGCSVCGKSFSVRGNFITHTRTHTGEKPYACSFCNTGFRARPALVKHLRTHTGEKPFICAVCGERFSQKETLNRHSRTHSGEKPFTCLICGKTFSIKGQLIAHTRTHTGEKPFTCTFCGKTFSLKGNLIRHTRTHTGEKPFSCPVCNKSFTDGSGLIIHRRTHTGEKPFPCSVCGQRFAIKGHLITHTRTHTGEKPFSCLVCNTDFSSHSGLAQHMHKHS